A single candidate division SR1 bacterium Aalborg_AAW-1 DNA region contains:
- a CDS encoding coproporphyrinogen III oxidase has product MTLEQLVLALLQTPNLNKDHVSSLKREYARINKISGLPSNMQMLKTYHDLVQSGQASEHKVFQQLLKKRAIRSQSGIVSVQVLTKPFWCPGECIFCPNDFTMPKSYINTEPGAMRALLNNFDPVKQVYNRLLSLHLTGHDTDKIEMIVLGGTWDVYPTEYKKEFIKGLYDACNTFSEFLKTVKLTHNANKSLFAIEDTLDKTEDSVQSLVAKSTTDTKEFPDTVEESIRINETAEHRMIGLTVETRPEYVTDENCQLWRELGITRLEMGIQSTNDTVLDLNKRGHSVEQCKAACHKLRQYGFKFSVHLMPGLYGSDEEKDLQTFIDIYSDPAFRPDEIKFYPTSVIPNTELYELYKKGEYKPIETESIQRIITTTFRDIIPPYTRIKRLIRDIPSTEIAAGSSITNLAQLMHEGLYKQWRNTDIIRHIYSRLYEHTTYYDTVEDFLSSIVNQVLPDSHSITSIIGGTIDAESDRAFVSLDTRSREIRHRRSHEPEDIRIVIRAYRSSVGKEYFIAMETSQGYLYGFTRLLLPDIGKTVDYDGLGEGTALIRELHVYGQVAKINSQDNTHTTQHTGVGRTVMTIAEQISQQAGYHRLSVIAGVGVKEYYRNILGYHNDGTYVVKKL; this is encoded by the coding sequence ATGACATTAGAACAACTGGTTCTTGCTCTTTTGCAGACACCGAACTTGAATAAAGATCATGTGAGTTCACTCAAGAGAGAATATGCAAGGATTAATAAAATATCATGACTCCCAAGTAATATGCAGATGCTCAAGACATACCATGATTTAGTGCAGTCGTGACAAGCATCAGAACATAAAGTTTTTCAACAACTACTCAAAAAAAGAGCTATCAGAAGCCAGTCAGGTATTGTTTCAGTACAAGTACTAACGAAACCGTTTTGGTGTCCAGGAGAGTGTATCTTCTGTCCGAATGATTTTACCATGCCAAAGAGTTATATCAATACTGAACCTGGAGCGATGAGAGCCTTATTAAATAATTTCGATCCAGTCAAACAAGTTTATAATCGTCTCCTTTCTCTTCATCTGACTGGGCACGATACTGATAAGATAGAAATGATTGTCCTTGGTGGGACATGGGATGTTTATCCTACCGAATACAAAAAAGAATTCATCAAATGATTGTATGATGCTTGTAATACTTTTTCAGAATTTCTTAAGACAGTTAAACTCACTCATAATGCTAATAAAAGTCTCTTTGCTATAGAAGATACCCTGGATAAAACTGAAGATTCCGTACAATCGTTAGTTGCGAAAAGCACAACAGATACAAAAGAATTTCCTGACACGGTTGAAGAATCAATCCGTATCAATGAAACAGCTGAACATCGTATGATTGGGCTTACCGTAGAAACAAGACCAGAGTATGTAACTGATGAAAATTGTCAACTTTGGAGAGAACTTGGTATTACTAGATTAGAGATGGGTATTCAATCAACGAATGATACTGTCTTAGATTTGAACAAGAGAGGTCATAGTGTAGAACAATGTAAAGCAGCTTGCCACAAGCTTAGACAATATGGATTTAAATTTTCCGTGCATTTGATGCCAGGACTCTACGGGTCTGATGAAGAAAAAGACTTACAGACCTTCATTGATATTTACTCAGATCCTGCATTTCGTCCTGATGAGATTAAGTTTTACCCTACTTCTGTTATCCCAAATACAGAACTCTATGAATTGTATAAAAAAGGAGAATATAAACCTATTGAAACTGAATCTATCCAGAGAATTATTACTACTACCTTCCGTGACATTATTCCACCTTATACTCGTATCAAGAGACTTATTCGTGATATCCCTTCTACAGAAATAGCTGCTGGTTCATCTATTACTAATCTCGCTCAACTGATGCATGAGTGACTCTACAAACAATGGAGAAATACTGATATCATTCGCCATATCTATTCAAGATTATATGAACATACTACTTATTATGATACGGTAGAAGATTTCTTATCTAGCATTGTAAATCAAGTGCTACCTGATAGTCATAGTATTACATCGATTATAGGATGAACTATCGATGCGGAGTCAGATAGAGCGTTTGTATCACTTGATACTCGTAGCAGAGAAATTCGTCATAGAAGATCGCATGAACCAGAAGATATTCGTATCGTCATACGTGCGTATAGAAGTTCTGTTGGGAAAGAATATTTTATCGCTATGGAGACATCACAATGATATCTCTATGGATTCACGAGATTATTACTCCCAGATATATGAAAAACAGTAGATTATGACTGACTTGGTGAAGGTACAGCATTGATTCGTGAACTTCATGTCTACGGACAAGTAGCGAAGATCAATAGTCAAGATAATACTCATACTACACAACATACTGGTGTGGGACGTACTGTGATGACTATTGCAGAACAGATTTCACAACAAGCGTGATATCATCGTCTCTCAGTGATTGCCTGAGTAGGTGTTAAAGAATATTATCGCAATATTCTTTGATATCATAATGATGGGACTTATGTGGTGAAAAAATTATAA
- a CDS encoding HIT-like protein, which produces MSSIFTKIINGEIPSYKIYENEKVYAFLDIHPATRGHTLVVPKIEVDYFADVPADYATALMTAAQTISKALDQATGCKRTQLIIAGRDVPHTHIHLIPSENIGDIRTSDTLTFSDEEMEDIQEKIIAFL; this is translated from the coding sequence ATGTCATCCATCTTCACCAAAATCATCAATTGAGAAATTCCATCATACAAAATTTATGAGAATGAGAAAGTTTATGCATTCTTAGATATTCATCCAGCCACTCGTGGACATACCTTAGTGGTACCAAAGATTGAAGTCGATTATTTTGCTGATGTTCCTGCAGACTATGCGACAGCTCTCATGACTGCAGCTCAAACAATCTCCAAAGCTCTCGATCAAGCAACAGGATGTAAAAGAACGCAACTCATCATCGCTGGTCGAGATGTACCACATACGCATATTCATCTCATACCATCAGAAAATATCGGAGATATTCGTACATCAGATACTTTAACGTTCAGTGATGAGGAGATGGAAGATATACAAGAGAAGATTATTGCTTTTTTATAA
- the ylaC gene encoding RNA polymerase sigma factor YlaC encodes MQDEQELIAQLQSGQNQAFGILYDRYFQVIYNHIYYKTLNQALTEDIVSDTFFKAFDKIDQLHYKTENSFRSRLYTIANNTLLDSYKKQNPESLDEDLDYESQEDITKEENNRYISEQILHELDQLGTTKKDIIIMRLREGLSYEEISAITGRPETSLRKDFSNAMKELKIICAELGTLMMIIYFIL; translated from the coding sequence ATGCAAGACGAACAAGAACTTATAGCACAACTCCAATCGGGTCAGAATCAAGCGTTTTGAATACTGTATGATAGGTATTTTCAAGTCATTTACAATCACATCTATTACAAAACACTGAATCAAGCTCTCACTGAAGATATCGTTTCTGATACTTTTTTTAAAGCATTTGATAAAATTGATCAATTACACTATAAGACTGAGAATTCTTTTCGTTCACGATTATATACGATAGCCAACAATACTCTTTTAGATAGTTATAAAAAGCAAAATCCTGAAAGTTTAGATGAAGATCTAGACTACGAATCTCAAGAAGATATCACAAAAGAAGAAAATAATCGTTATATCAGTGAACAGATACTTCATGAACTTGACCAATTAGGGACTACAAAAAAAGATATTATCATTATGAGATTACGAGAATGACTCAGCTATGAAGAAATCTCTGCCATAACAGGTCGTCCTGAGACATCCCTTCGCAAAGACTTTAGTAACGCTATGAAAGAGCTCAAAATCATTTGTGCTGAACTCGGAACGTTGATGATGATTATATATTTTATATTATAA
- a CDS encoding hypothetical protein (DNA repair protein RadA homolog), with protein MYICSNCEYGSKVKVGKCPNCGGFGTFIKSEDSITTKSGKSIIKLQKASQSQNNNRLSYPLSNKEVKGVIGEAFIADGFYLLAGEPGIGKSTFALQIIHDILRGTPDLKWGYFSGEETAQQVMARYTRLYPDHHQVDDFFYATTFESIKDAIQTYGYQFIIVDSIQTIVSQHYDGSPGSAGQVRTCAELLNDLAKEYHVTVIVIGHVTKGGEIAGPKYLEHIVDVVLYVEGDRTGDLRFLRNYKNRFGNADGTGIFEMKSNGLQPIYDPEKMFAGQVRAPGIAWTIGLDNGRPVVVWIETLLTKAYGKFPDRNYVGVNSKRVDMIIAILEKYMGCKLGMMNIFLNIPGEFHLTDSGLDLAIAMAIYSAYNNEILPDKTIWIGELGLTGRISATRSHEKRVSELPKGWTIVDYKSQNDIRGLQ; from the coding sequence ATGTACATCTGCTCAAATTGCGAATACGGATCGAAAGTTAAAGTAGGGAAATGTCCAAACTGTGGAGGATTTGGTACTTTTATCAAGTCTGAAGATTCTATAACAACCAAGTCAGGTAAATCTATCATAAAACTTCAAAAAGCATCACAGTCACAAAACAACAATCGTCTCTCTTATCCCTTGAGTAATAAAGAAGTTAAAGGTGTCATAGGTGAAGCTTTTATTGCTGATGGATTTTATCTCCTTGCTGGAGAACCAGGGATTGGAAAGTCTACCTTTGCTCTCCAAATCATCCATGATATTCTTAGATGAACACCAGATCTGAAGTGGTGATATTTCTCCTGAGAAGAGACAGCACAACAAGTCATGGCAAGATATACGAGATTATACCCTGATCATCATCAGGTAGATGATTTTTTCTATGCTACGACTTTTGAATCTATCAAAGATGCTATCCAAACCTATGGATATCAGTTTATCATCGTGGATAGTATCCAGACAATCGTATCTCAGCACTATGATGGAAGTCCAGGATCAGCAGGACAAGTAAGGACTTGTGCAGAATTGCTTAATGATCTGGCCAAAGAATATCATGTCACGGTAATCGTGATTGGACATGTAACCAAAGGAGGGGAGATTGCCTGACCAAAATATCTAGAACATATCGTCGATGTAGTATTGTATGTAGAGTGAGATCGTACAGGCGATCTGAGATTTTTACGTAATTATAAAAATAGGTTTGGGAATGCTGATGGTACAGGAATCTTTGAGATGAAATCTAATGGCTTACAGCCTATTTATGATCCTGAAAAAATGTTTGCCTGACAAGTTAGAGCACCCGGTATTGCTTGGACAATAGGATTAGATAATGGACGTCCCGTAGTAGTGTGGATAGAAACACTCCTCACGAAAGCCTATGGAAAATTCCCTGATAGAAACTATGTAGGAGTGAATAGTAAGAGAGTAGATATGATCATCGCTATCTTAGAGAAATATATGTGATGTAAACTTGGTATGATGAATATTTTCTTAAATATTCCAGGAGAATTTCATTTGACTGATAGTGGATTAGATCTTGCCATTGCTATGGCTATTTATAGTGCCTATAATAATGAAATTCTCCCAGATAAGACCATCTGGATAGGAGAACTTGGACTCACGGGTCGTATTTCAGCAACGAGATCTCACGAGAAAAGAGTCTCAGAACTTCCAAAATGATGGACTATTGTAGATTATAAGTCACAGAACGATATCAGATGATTACAATAA
- a CDS encoding AAA-like domain protein: MTSVENFNSQLSQGYDFSPLVALGQAKYKEKVTDIQVGIPLSMLNRHGLIAGATGTGKTKTVQLLVEGCALAGVPTLVMDMKGDISGLAVAGEAKDFILERYSQFGKEYIPHGFDTEFMSLTGKTGYQRRTTIIELGPLMLAQMLELNDTQTSALSAIFLYCDREGLALLDLEDLQSVLKYLSQKEINEDFSAEYGLLSPATLSVILRKTITLEQQEGKVLFGEPSLDIDDLLTTNSKGEGKITIFKLEDSQSKPNLFCTAVLGILAELYTQLPEAGDLKQPKLVMIIDEAHLLFQLASPALQQQIETMIKLIRSKGVGIFFCTQLPDDIPAPILSQLGTKIQHALRAFTERDRKAMKTAVENYPITEFYTTSELITSLGVGEILFTTLNPKGIPTPLAHVYNYTPRSRMDVLSSDELQGFLEKSSLVTYYNQVIDRDSATEILSKKLDTDDRKSSSGDDSSGPSLLSKIVKSKIVKDLTKSAGNSVVRELLGYLGIKVRKNKTFF; this comes from the coding sequence ATGACTTCTGTAGAAAATTTCAACTCACAACTCAGTCAGGGATATGATTTTTCACCACTCGTAGCACTCTGACAAGCCAAATATAAGGAAAAAGTGACCGATATCCAAGTAGGGATACCTTTATCTATGCTCAACAGACATGGACTCATCGCCTGAGCAACCGGAACTGGTAAAACGAAAACTGTTCAACTTCTGGTAGAAGGATGTGCACTCGCTGGTGTTCCTACCTTAGTAATGGATATGAAAGGGGATATTTCCTGACTTGCGGTCGCTGGTGAGGCTAAGGATTTTATACTAGAGAGGTATTCGCAGTTTGGTAAAGAGTATATTCCTCATTGATTTGATACAGAGTTTATGTCACTGACCGGTAAAACTGGATATCAACGAAGAACAACCATCATAGAACTTGGACCATTGATGCTTGCACAGATGTTAGAACTCAATGATACGCAGACGAGTGCATTATCAGCTATTTTTCTGTATTGTGATCGCGAAGGATTAGCATTACTTGATCTTGAAGATCTGCAATCAGTGCTCAAGTATCTTAGTCAAAAAGAGATTAATGAAGATTTTTCTGCAGAATATGGACTTCTCTCTCCAGCAACCTTGAGTGTTATCCTCAGGAAAACAATTACTCTCGAGCAACAAGAAGGGAAAGTGCTTTTTTGAGAACCAAGTTTAGATATTGATGATTTGCTCACCACGAATAGCAAGGGAGAATGAAAAATTACTATCTTCAAACTCGAAGATAGTCAGAGTAAACCGAATCTTTTCTGTACTGCTGTCCTGTGAATATTAGCAGAACTCTATACACAACTTCCTGAAGCTGGAGATCTCAAACAACCCAAACTTGTCATGATTATTGATGAGGCACATCTCCTGTTTCAACTCGCTTCTCCAGCACTCCAACAACAGATAGAAACCATGATTAAGCTTATCAGGTCGAAAGGTGTTGGGATTTTCTTCTGTACTCAGCTTCCTGATGATATTCCAGCTCCTATTCTCAGCCAATTAGGGACTAAGATTCAACATGCATTGAGAGCATTCACGGAAAGAGATCGTAAAGCCATGAAAACTGCTGTAGAGAATTATCCTATTACAGAATTTTATACCACGAGCGAACTCATCACTTCTCTATGAGTATGAGAGATTCTGTTCACGACCCTTAATCCGAAGGGTATCCCTACTCCCCTCGCTCACGTCTATAATTATACTCCACGTTCCAGAATGGATGTGCTTAGCTCGGATGAATTACAGTGATTTCTCGAAAAATCTTCGCTAGTCACATATTACAATCAAGTCATCGATAGAGATAGTGCAACAGAAATTCTTAGCAAAAAATTAGATACTGATGATAGAAAAAGTTCATCGTGAGACGATTCATCAGGACCATCACTTCTTTCCAAAATAGTAAAAAGTAAAATCGTAAAAGATCTGACAAAAAGTGCATGAAATAGTGTGGTTCGCGAACTGCTTGGCTATCTTGGTATCAAAGTGAGAAAAAATAAAACATTTTTCTAA
- the dhfrIII gene encoding Dihydrofolate reductase type 3 produces MNKKIVVIAAVAAGDNLMGGTKNDKQIIPWHCSEDFKHFKETTMGSAMIMGRKTLESLPGLLPGRPHIYLSRDTTPRENVYRAVSLAEAIGIAEQLSERDTIYIIGGAEIINLALQENIVDEIILTKIYAVIEEVQYPVYFPLHEEQLKEQWEIIETSDIRPSQKSKPDLLKYEIIKYKKKHQK; encoded by the coding sequence ATGAACAAAAAAATTGTAGTAATCGCTGCTGTTGCAGCAGGAGATAATCTTATGGGTGGAACTAAGAATGATAAACAAATCATTCCTTGGCATTGTTCAGAAGATTTCAAGCATTTTAAAGAAACAACGATGGGAAGTGCTATGATTATGGGTCGTAAGACTCTCGAATCATTACCTGGACTACTTCCGGGAAGACCCCATATTTATCTTTCGAGAGATACTACTCCTAGAGAGAATGTATATCGAGCAGTTTCATTAGCAGAAGCCATAGGAATTGCTGAACAGCTTTCTGAGAGAGATACCATCTATATTATTGGTGGTGCTGAGATTATTAATCTAGCACTACAAGAAAATATAGTAGATGAAATTATCCTCACGAAAATTTATGCAGTGATAGAAGAAGTACAATATCCTGTATATTTTCCTCTTCATGAGGAACAGTTGAAAGAACAATGGGAAATTATAGAAACGAGTGATATTAGACCATCACAAAAATCCAAACCGGATCTTTTAAAGTATGAAATTATTAAGTACAAGAAAAAACATCAAAAATAA
- the thyA_1 gene encoding Thymidylate synthase, which produces MKNYLDLLQHILDNGVDKTDRTGTGTRSVFGYQLRYDLSKGFPLVTTKKVHLKSIIYELLWFLKGETNIAYLKENGVSIWDEWADENGDLGPVYGAQWRSWKGADGKVIDQITDVINQIKTNPDSRRLIVSAWNVSEIPNMALAPCHALFQFYVADGKLSLQLYQRSADVFLGVPFNIASYALLLMMVAQVTGLEVGDYVHTFGDVHIYNNHFEQVNKQLSREPRSLPVMKLNHQVKDIFKFKFEDFTLEGYDPHPGIKAPVAV; this is translated from the coding sequence ATGAAAAATTACTTAGATTTACTTCAACACATTTTAGATAATGGTGTTGATAAAACAGACAGAACTGGAACTGGAACAAGAAGCGTTTTTGGATACCAGTTGCGCTATGATTTATCGAAAGGATTTCCGTTGGTTACTACCAAAAAAGTGCATTTAAAATCTATTATTTACGAGTTATTGTGGTTTTTGAAAGGGGAGACCAATATTGCTTATTTAAAGGAAAATGGAGTTTCTATTTGGGACGAGTGGGCAGATGAAAACGGTGATTTAGGTCCTGTTTACGGTGCACAGTGGAGAAGTTGGAAAGGAGCAGATGGAAAAGTTATTGATCAGATTACAGATGTAATCAACCAGATCAAAACGAACCCTGATTCTCGAAGACTGATCGTTTCTGCATGGAACGTTTCCGAAATTCCGAATATGGCCCTTGCTCCTTGCCATGCTCTATTTCAGTTTTATGTAGCGGACGGAAAATTATCACTGCAGCTTTATCAGAGAAGTGCAGATGTCTTTCTGGGCGTACCGTTCAATATTGCGAGTTATGCGCTTTTATTAATGATGGTTGCACAAGTTACAGGGCTTGAAGTTGGTGACTATGTTCATACTTTTGGTGATGTACATATTTACAACAATCATTTTGAGCAGGTCAATAAACAGCTTTCAAGAGAACCAAGATCTCTTCCTGTAATGAAACTTAATCATCAGGTAAAAGATATCTTTAAGTTTAAATTCGAAGATTTTACTTTAGAAGGTTATGATCCTCATCCGGGAATTAAAGCTCCGGTAGCGGTGTAA
- the ptrA gene encoding Protease 3 precursor, whose product MNIQSEQLSGLTTLFLPMNDTYSTTVQLFVKAGSIYENKQTNGISHFLEHMFFKGGKKYTTPGDVAQAVESFGGEFNAYTGDEIASYYVKCPPQHASSALDVLADMMIHAQFPQEEMEREKLVVVQEIKMYDDNPQALVAEQWNKRYYGDNAYGRSILGPEENVMGFTREDLFAHQKALYTKDNMILVIAGKIENQTALKAQISEVFAELGTTKSGGAAHYERSLPSEQTSFYDKKTEQNHLIIAAPTFPYKEEPRYYAARLLSTILGGNMSSRLFQNIREKQGLCYYIGARHSAGTHDGLFMIRAGIDKERFEFGLEKIYEEIEKFVSEGITDEELANAKSYLIGKLQMGIESSDEMAEFIGSDFLLYNETNNLEDIMKSYNAVTKQEIHDLLPLLAKEHLYLYYIK is encoded by the coding sequence ATGAACATTCAATCTGAACAACTTTCTGGTCTGACTACTCTCTTTTTACCTATGAATGATACCTACTCTACTACGGTGCAACTCTTTGTTAAAGCAGGTTCTATCTATGAAAATAAGCAAACGAATGGTATTAGTCATTTTCTCGAGCATATGTTTTTTAAGGGAGGTAAAAAATATACAACTCCAGGAGATGTAGCTCAAGCAGTAGAGTCATTTGGTGGTGAATTTAATGCTTATACAGGTGATGAAATCGCTTCTTATTATGTAAAATGTCCTCCACAGCATGCTTCTAGTGCGCTCGATGTTCTCGCAGATATGATGATTCATGCACAATTTCCTCAAGAAGAAATGGAAAGAGAAAAACTCGTCGTTGTCCAAGAGATTAAGATGTATGACGACAATCCACAAGCACTTGTAGCAGAACAGTGGAATAAACGATATTATGGAGACAATGCGTATGGACGATCTATTCTGTGACCTGAAGAAAACGTGATGTGATTTACGCGTGAGGATCTGTTTGCACATCAGAAAGCACTGTACACCAAAGACAACATGATCTTAGTAATAGCATGAAAAATAGAAAATCAGACAGCATTGAAAGCACAGATTAGTGAAGTGTTTGCTGAACTTGGAACAACGAAGTCAGGAGGAGCTGCTCACTATGAACGCTCACTTCCGTCAGAACAAACCTCTTTTTATGACAAAAAAACAGAACAAAACCATCTCATTATCGCTGCGCCTACATTTCCTTATAAAGAAGAGCCAAGATATTATGCAGCGAGACTCTTAAGTACGATACTTGGTGGAAATATGTCATCGAGATTGTTCCAAAATATCCGCGAAAAACAAGGTCTGTGTTATTATATCTGAGCAAGACATAGTGCATGAACTCATGATGGACTGTTTATGATTCGTGCAGGTATCGATAAAGAAAGATTTGAGTTCTGATTGGAGAAAATCTATGAAGAAATAGAGAAGTTTGTTTCTGAAGGTATCACAGATGAAGAACTTGCGAATGCAAAATCATATCTCATCGGTAAGCTCCAAATGGGTATCGAAAGCAGTGATGAAATGGCAGAATTTATCGGAAGCGATTTCCTTCTTTACAACGAAACGAACAATCTAGAAGATATTATGAAATCGTATAATGCAGTAACCAAACAAGAAATCCATGATCTGCTTCCTCTCTTAGCAAAAGAACATCTCTATCTGTATTATATCAAATAA
- a CDS encoding Pyrimidine 5'-nucleotidase (UMPH-1), with protein sequence MSLVITRPEQIQEKIMFFHNYRDKFHVVADFDGTLNHYFDHEGKRSQSIISLLYTNDILDEDYSKQAQAFYDYYVKIEHDSKLPIQTRQAAMEERWMKHKELLMNKGLNYHHLEQIVTLDKLIMRSGTDVFLRSMYDNNIPVVIFSASGVGVDSIGLLLKHRGIDFPNISIVSNKLYRSKDGEMIGYSKPIIHSLNKKESVIWNNPEYKTLQHILSDKPHAIVIGDSLHDADMVDCRDDRTIVSIGLCNDKIDERIDQYTDAFDIVITHDEGFEKVIEKIGL encoded by the coding sequence ATGTCATTAGTTATTACTCGTCCTGAACAAATACAAGAAAAAATAATGTTTTTCCATAACTATAGAGATAAATTTCATGTCGTTGCTGATTTTGATGGGACGCTGAATCACTATTTTGATCATGAATGAAAGAGAAGCCAGTCGATTATCTCTCTGCTTTATACTAACGATATTTTAGATGAAGACTATAGCAAGCAAGCACAAGCATTTTATGATTATTATGTAAAAATCGAGCACGATTCTAAACTTCCTATCCAAACACGTCAAGCTGCTATGGAAGAACGATGGATGAAACATAAAGAACTACTTATGAATAAATGACTTAACTACCACCATCTTGAACAGATTGTTACTTTGGATAAACTCATAATGAGGTCATGAACTGATGTTTTTTTACGCTCTATGTATGATAATAATATTCCTGTAGTTATTTTTTCTGCAAGTGGTGTCGGTGTAGATAGTATAGGATTATTACTCAAGCATCGATGAATTGATTTTCCAAATATATCTATAGTCTCTAATAAACTCTATCGAAGTAAAGATGGTGAGATGATATGATATAGCAAGCCTATTATTCATTCTCTCAATAAAAAGGAATCAGTAATCTGGAATAATCCTGAATATAAAACATTACAACATATATTATCTGATAAACCTCACGCTATTGTTATCGGTGATAGTCTTCATGATGCAGATATGGTCGATTGTCGTGATGATCGTACTATTGTTAGTATAGGACTGTGTAATGATAAGATAGATGAAAGAATTGATCAGTATACTGATGCTTTTGATATAGTCATTACACATGATGAATGATTTGAAAAAGTTATAGAAAAAATTGGATTATAA